Part of the Diabrotica virgifera virgifera chromosome 6, PGI_DIABVI_V3a genome, TGCTTCCGTGGCCAACTCTACTCACGACTCGTCAGCTTGcgtgtggcagggatagttttgtacattccagtctggcatggCACCCGATGTCATGCAAGAActtatcgatacatttttggcataGTAACGTAAGTCACCAAAAACGTTTTTGTAGAAAAACCATGTTTTTAATTTAACCTGGTTAAGCTtatttaaattatacaaaatttaccAGGGTGTTTTTTGAGGTCTACAGTTTaataaagaacaatattttttaaagtttttgtatagttttagcGGTTAATTGATACCTAAGTTATTTTACGGGTTCTAAAATCTTGAGTCTTGATAAAAAATGTAACGTAAGCACACACATACGTCACTTTGGCGGGAAACTGTAACACTGAAAGTAATTTCGAAAGAATTAGAAACAATCGTTTATTATAAGAAACACAAAATAACGTTACAACAATTAATTaagtaaaaaaggtaaaatattgacacgaaaaaaactaaaatttagttatatatcattGTTTActtatattgagtatttttagagttattatcaaaagaaaatgaaacttaCGATCATAtgaaaaattctgtttttttttaattacacttttttttttcaaaaatatgcattctaaatcggTTAAGCTTGTTGGGATAAttactaatactaatataaagaaattcttgtaaggattactataaatttttaatttttgtggaaatgggatgttttatttttcactttttcctaaaaaaatcgaaagggttttcttatttttatcataacttgcttaattttcaAGGTATTAACTTCTTCTGCAGCTCATTTGATACGATATTCCGAAGACAACTGcttaacaggtatattttataaagtgcatcgttttcccgttatttaagcttgaatacttagatttgagtactcgtcgaaaataATATACACTCAATTACCCAtcactcactttgaattaacattagtttagttctttaagtatttatttttttattatcttcaatttcgtcaataataactattttgtaaaagcttatagtttttgagttatacgtgaaaaacagctttaaaacaggcattttttacgaaaaaataaaatccttgatatttaataactcaaaacgcaaatttattttaataacggtatataacaaatttggcttagaatttgtccctgtaccgacttatggtattatttttaataaaataattttcacccccgagaaggggtagcatccacccccaggataaaagcgcaagtttgcatcatgtcacctttattccttgaggtatcctctaactactcaccaattttcatgaaaatcgatgaaggttcaacgaaatcgaaggtgaaaagcttcagtgactgcactattctatgcaaatcagaatagaaacatgcaagcatgggcgcccatacccatgggcagggggggccgtggccccctagcttttcgggtgccataaactatatatggttatccaatgtatacaaaatgtaatgtgcaacattttcacgtctggccccccctaaaaatttttatatgggcgcccgtgcatGCAAgcaatatttctttatttcttttacctgtcaatttaaacgaaattctttttccaaaaaataagcagacgttacaatgtctttacgaatatgtaacgtcctgtaaatttaaattttaaataggcctagataataaaattataaaaatatcacacaaaattgaaaaatgtatccattaatatagtaaaacactctgtaaatttagataataagtaggcttagatattaacttaaaattgttattgtaataccatacaaaaaaacacaaatagtctggctaattggctctgtcaaagccattaataaaaaaaactgttttctAGATACAAGAGTTcaaattgataattttacaatttttaacttattttttcaCAAACATTTTACATTTCATATCAAAATTTACaaagatttttttaacaaacaatTCAACCAAATTTTTTCTTAggctatgtcaaaataatttgtaataaataaacgaaattaaatatGAAAAAGAGTTTTACAGGTTCATAATATTGGTTAAGGTTttagagatttttgaaatataactacaaaaacatgtttttcgttatAACTTACCTAAAATCAATAATTTAGTTGATTGAAGCACGAATCTGTCACTGTCGTAAGCCAAACACTGACTGCGAAAATCTGACGTAAGTAACAGAAACCAACCGGTACTTACGTTATTATGACGGTAAACGACGTTTGCTTACGTTATTATTATGGAAATAGTGCTAAAGTTGCGTTTCTTTTGCGGGTATGATTAAAACAATTCTGGACATAcgtttttaaaatagttaaaaaaaaaaggtttaaagtaattctaggcttactacactttcgcagtaccttctaaacactaatagcgttagtttaatggaaaaacatgattttcgtcaaaaatgtcacttacgttaatttgccaaaaatgtatcgttatatcttcatttgaaactcttcaaagaagtggtggagaagatagttttgcaacattccagtctattattttagtttagtcctgtgcttcaaaatttcaagtagtagggagaaaggaaacacattagagagctagggctaTGGAGAGAGTTAAAAGCCGGACAGACTAGAAACAAGGGCTAAGGTATTAGAGATTTCAttcctcctactttaaattttgaagcaGGACTACACTAGAATATTAgactggaatgttgcaaaactatcttatCCACCAGTTCTTCgcagagtttcaaatgaagatataagttcttgCAATAGGTACATCATAACAGACTGGAATGTataaaactatccctgccacccGCAAGCTGTCGGACGGTGCGCAAAGTTGGTCaaggaagcatcgtctaatgtatGTGAGTCGTGGgtcccaatcaagagatggattcatcagggcaacacttaaatcaaggtacatgctgccagattttaccaccaaatcacaataaAAAGTTGGCGTTTAAACGCTAGACACAAACAGATCAAAAACGAAATGTACAtctgcaaataatataaaaaaacagaCACTCATttgttggttggagagaaggatgtgagtggagctagaagtgcaaccaccttcTCGTTGTGAGTTCTgagttgtttaaatattgtcatacaatatctaaacaagcaaagagcttcacaatgtaacagaaacgtgagataactaaatattttttgatttatcaaaatcatccaaaatttcaatttttatagcttgtgattgaccttgcgggatcggaagatattcgttgaATGCggaaaagtaatttttttattattcaaccatacaaactgtaaataaattttactatagcgataactAAAAAGTACATGgaggataaataaaaaattttaaaaaaaggttaagtttcattattttcataatctttaggcccgttgcgggatcggaagataaagtccgatttgaataatttcttttttgtttttcttgtaattaccaatcacaacttttccgcactatagcgacactCAATTATCAACTTGACGTTTTTCGCTCCACCCTACTCGTTAATAACGtcatcttttattctgcgtttaaatatttcaaaaataattattagttttttcaggattcgaaaaaaaaataaatcccatttaaatagcattgaagtcAAAAGTTCGTACCCATTCCCTTAATAAAAGGgcaacaaattaattggaagtgctgtccgacaaaatacatgagacgttttcgtagtctgacgttccaaatttttaacctgtttcacaattaaaacttcccctgttccagtgttcccgtacatctaaGTTTGTCTGAGTAGGCAccgttaacctattaacaaattgtcagcttgctgttaatcagcttttttttggtaagcgggatccaGGCCAAATGAATATGCTCTTCTACAAGCCATGCGCCAaagaaaaatttttggaaagcGGGGTTCAGGAAGAAGATGAACATCCTGGTagaagaacctcagaacctgatTCAACACAATATCTTTGCAACGTTTCCGCACTGCTGCAGTTAAGATAAGGATTGCCATGATGAGTGTCACGGATAGgtacatcaagaagaagaagaagtcgaaTAGAGTAGGTTAAAGTGCCAGAAGAAAAATCACTGAACTGTGGAAGTTTGGGCTAACTATGCAAAATCTGGAGCAATACCCTTCCATAAAGGTATTAATCTACCAATGCATaagaataataataacaaaataaaggTAGGAATATGAAAAGAAGTAAcactattatgcaaaatttacAAATTATTATACAAATTACAGATTTCATTTTTAAACACACTAAAATAATGAACAATCTAAAATAAACTTTAATACCGTAAAGTTAAAATTTGTTTATTGAGATAGAGAGCTAGTTATACGCGTTATTTTTTTGCAGTCACCAGAATTTCCCCTTCTGTTCCCCGCTGTTCTCCATCAGGATCATAACCTTCCTCTCCCCCTTCTTCACCTCCCTGTCCGCCTTCTTCACCTTCCGCTATCCCTTCTTCACCTTCCGCTCCCCCTTCTTCACCTTCAGCTTGTTCCTCTGTGGGTTCCTCTTCGGGTACACCCTCAGTTGCATCTGGTTCTTTTTCGACTTCCGCTGTAGCTGATGGAGCGCTGGCAGGAGCTGGACCTCCTTCAGATGCTGGACCGTATTTTCCAGCCACAGCCGCAATTAACGCCGCTCCAATTCCACTACCATCTTCAGAAAGCAAAATGTTAAACTTGTATGTATCCGGTTTCAAAAGCATTTCTACTTGTGACATTAATGTATCATGAAAGTGAGGATGATTTTTGTAAAGCGTTCCATCTATTCCTATTGTAGTTTTGGGATAAGCCATTCTTCGTATCAAAACTGTAATAAGACACGAAACTAATACCGCAGCTCTCCTTGAAAAACACTGGCACAGGTATTTAATATCATGATAATCCTGTTCGGTTGCATGTGTCATTCCTAAGCTGTTAAGAATATCTTTTACATTAGTAAAAACACCCGGAGGATCAGCTTCAATCTCAGAAACAAATCTAGTTTCAAATTTGTCGGGTGTTTTAAAATCATCAGAAAGTTTACCTTCAAAGAGAATTCCTTCATTTGCAAATTTAACTGCTGCCAGTCTAACTAGTTCTCCAAGATACATGCCTGATATCATTTTTTCGTGTAACTGTCGACCAGTATTTATGGATCTAGCATCAACATCTCTATCATATTGAGTTCTTAAGAAATTTAATGCACCATCGTCACCAAACGCTCCCGATTCCATGTTTATAATAACGTTTCCAGAACCTCTGTCTGGTTCATCGAACAGTTCTGCATTAACTTGTTTCTCTACGTAGCAACCATTGGTGCCTGTACCAACAATAAGCCCTATTCTTGTATCTAAATCTTTGAATGCACATGCCATAAGAGTACCTGTGGTGTCGTTTAGAACCGCAACTATATTAATTTGTATATCTCCTCTTCTGGCGATGGCATCGTTTAACAATTGTACTACATCTTTACCAATGACACCTTCGCAGCTAAAGCCTTTCGTCCAGCGTTCTAATATACCAACCTTAAGCCCTCTTTGTTCTAGTGGAAAACTAAAAGTGAACCCTAAGGGAAGATTATCATTAGCGACTCCTTTTTCTTTAGTATATTCTGCTAAGCATTCAGCAATAAAATCAAATAGTTGGTCACCAGGTCCTGTCATAATTTCTTGTGGTATGCTATAGATTTTTTGGTCCATTGTATACTGCCTGTTCCTAATATCTACCAATAGAACTCTGAAGTTACTGCCACCTAAATCGAGAGCTAAATATTTGCCTGTCTCAGTTCCGTCAGGAAGGTCTTGAACATATGTTGGAAAACATTTTACAATAGATTTGGGATGTGTTGATTTTTTTAAACCTCTTTCAATATTTTCAAGAAAAGACTTCATATAGGTTTTCATTTTGGCATCTGTAATAATTAACTCGttacatttttcttttatttctggtcGAGCTGGAATTATCTCCATATCTTGTGGTGGATTCATCCGCAAATGTGGAGGATTGCATACTGCACTTTTACATTGTGAGGCCATATTATATAATTCAAagctataatatttataaaactagaattttgaacgttatagatttaaataaaattaaatgacgTGTATGTCATTAGAGAATAGCATAGTCGACTGTTAATATTTTTCAAAGTGTCATGATTGTAAAACAGGACGGTATATTATTTCAACTGATAAGACAAAGAGCAACTGGAGAACGAACAACTGGAAAACAAGTAAAAATGGGCTTTAGTAAGATAACGATATAAGGGCATGTATAGAAGTGGAacagagagaaaaaaaaattagaaaaagcaaaaaaaatgatAAGGGCTGATAATACTGGTGTAAAGGAAATGACCCAAGCAAGTAGAAAGTTAATAATAACTGGAAATAATGACAAAAGATGGAAAGCATATTAAGTTGGGAAATAAAAAGGGATGCAACTAGTAGGTAGAGGTGAGAAATTTAGAGACAGTAGCCTATAAGTTTACATTGTATTGATTGTTTCTTACCTTTAGAAGCATCGgatgagtttggcaactaccactgtgatagtgacagttttagttgacatactcctctgatacgtctaaaggtgggaaataatcAATGTactgtaaatttataggttactatcgctaaatttcctaTCTCTACTAATTTCATTTCTTTTtttctcacaacttaatatgttttccatcttctCCATTATTTTCTTCTGCATTATTCTCCATCTTCTGAAAGGACGAAACAAGAGAACTGATGGGGGagtttaaaaagaaaaaatacacaAATGGGATGACACTAGCGATATGGAACATTAGAGGATTCTTTTATGAAGGGGCGTTTAAAGAGCTATCCATTGAGATAAAGAAGTACAAAATAGACGTTTTGGCTTTACAGAAGCCTAAACAAATGGGAAATGAAATAACCAAAGTTGAGGGTATAGCGCTCTTTAAGAGTGGCGGGAAAGATAGGATGCTGGAAACAGGTTTCGCAGTtggaaaaaaatgtatgtttatttttatttaaaaaaagttatgttCTTTAGGCCTATCTCAGAGAGAATGGGCGTAATACGAATAAATGGAGAAAAAAGGAATATACGTATAATTAACATACACGCCCCGTGCGAGGAAAAAGATGAAACTAAAGACCTATTCTACGAGAAACTAACGGATCAATATGAGCATATACCAAAACatgatataaaaatagtaatcggCGATTGCAATGCAAAAGTGAGAAAAGGAGATATGTATAACGCAATAACTGGAATACATAGCAAGCATGAAGTGACAAAAAATGATAATGACCAAAGACTAATCAGTTTTAAACGACTAATACATAAGGAACCTGGAGGTCTCCTGACGGAAAGGCGGTTAACTAAATTGATCACGTACTGGTGGAAAGAAACgacatgaaattaaaaaaaaatatgaaaggGGCCGAAATGGATTCGGAAATTTTCTGATCAGATGTCAAATATGTGAAATGGGGCAAAAAGATAGCTACATTGGAAAAAACAAGTTCAAAGAGAAAAAATCGATATGATATAGAAAAACTAAGCGAAGTGGAACTAAAAAGAGAGTATATCAGT contains:
- the LOC114330780 gene encoding hexokinase type 2-like — its product is MASQCKSAVCNPPHLRMNPPQDMEIIPARPEIKEKCNELIITDAKMKTYMKSFLENIERGLKKSTHPKSIVKCFPTYVQDLPDGTETGKYLALDLGGSNFRVLLVDIRNRQYTMDQKIYSIPQEIMTGPGDQLFDFIAECLAEYTKEKGVANDNLPLGFTFSFPLEQRGLKVGILERWTKGFSCEGVIGKDVVQLLNDAIARRGDIQINIVAVLNDTTGTLMACAFKDLDTRIGLIVGTGTNGCYVEKQVNAELFDEPDRGSGNVIINMESGAFGDDGALNFLRTQYDRDVDARSINTGRQLHEKMISGMYLGELVRLAAVKFANEGILFEGKLSDDFKTPDKFETRFVSEIEADPPGVFTNVKDILNSLGMTHATEQDYHDIKYLCQCFSRRAAVLVSCLITVLIRRMAYPKTTIGIDGTLYKNHPHFHDTLMSQVEMLLKPDTYKFNILLSEDGSGIGAALIAAVAGKYGPASEGGPAPASAPSATAEVEKEPDATEGVPEEEPTEEQAEGEEGGAEGEEGIAEGEEGGQGGEEGGEEGYDPDGEQRGTEGEILVTAKK